A window of Streptomyces sp. DG1A-41 contains these coding sequences:
- a CDS encoding SAM-dependent methyltransferase, translated as MERPAWAPRSIDISVPSVSRMYDYYLGGSHNFEVDREAARRAMEFMPGLPKIMQANRAFMRRAVRYAAEQGISQFLDIGSGIPTFGNVHEVAQAARPGARVVYVDHDPVAVAHSQAVLQCNDDADIVAADLRKPQEILRSPEVERLIDLNQPVALLLVAILHFVEDEDDPYGAVAELGEALAPGSLLVLTHASYEGIPLPPERAGGAVNVYQDIRNPLIMRSREEIARFFKGYDMVEPGLVAMPRWRPDTAPEDEDPYAFSGFAGVGRTA; from the coding sequence ATGGAGCGTCCCGCCTGGGCCCCGCGGAGCATCGACATCTCGGTGCCCAGCGTCTCCCGGATGTACGACTACTACCTGGGCGGATCGCACAACTTCGAGGTCGACCGGGAAGCGGCCCGCAGGGCCATGGAGTTCATGCCGGGACTCCCCAAGATCATGCAGGCGAACCGGGCGTTCATGCGCCGCGCCGTGCGCTATGCGGCCGAGCAGGGCATCAGCCAGTTCCTGGACATCGGTTCCGGCATCCCCACCTTCGGCAATGTGCACGAGGTGGCCCAGGCCGCCCGCCCCGGCGCGCGCGTGGTGTACGTCGACCACGACCCGGTGGCCGTGGCGCACAGCCAGGCGGTCCTTCAGTGCAACGACGACGCGGACATCGTGGCCGCGGACCTCCGCAAGCCCCAGGAGATCCTGCGCAGCCCCGAGGTGGAGCGGCTGATCGACCTGAATCAGCCAGTGGCGCTGCTCCTCGTTGCCATACTGCACTTCGTGGAAGACGAAGACGACCCGTACGGGGCGGTGGCCGAGCTGGGCGAGGCGCTCGCGCCCGGCAGCCTGCTCGTGCTCACCCATGCCTCGTACGAGGGCATCCCGCTGCCGCCGGAGCGGGCCGGGGGCGCGGTGAACGTCTACCAGGACATCCGCAACCCGCTGATCATGCGCTCGCGCGAGGAGATCGCGCGGTTCTTCAAGGGGTACGACATGGTGGAACCCGGACTGGTGGCGATGCCGCGCTGGCGGCCCGACACCGCACCGGAGGACGAGGATCCGTATGCGTTCTCCGGTTTCGCGGGCGTGGGGCGTACGGCGTGA
- a CDS encoding SCO0930 family lipoprotein — protein MKTSWRSASLVASAAAVLALTTACGQDSPPAASQNVGASAAPGDYGSIGTGNGVGGTAGGQQAAPSPSSPSNPAGKLSVATAEEVGKVVTDSLGLTLYRFDQDTDQPPKSNCDGDCAKTWPPVPADDAEAGEGIDKSLLGSVTRADGTKQLTVGGWPAYRYAKDVNAGDVKGQGVGGKWYALAPDGKKAQGGGAGGEGTEALPGLSTRNDPKLGEIVVDKNGMTVYRFKKDEAWPKPVSNCTGECLEKWPLVEPVDFADTKGIQEKGYMIFDRTDGKGEQQTINCSPIYTFAGDKAPGDTNGQGVGGTWYAVRPDGKLVGASEK, from the coding sequence ATGAAGACCTCCTGGCGGAGCGCCTCACTCGTGGCGAGCGCCGCGGCGGTCCTGGCGCTGACGACGGCGTGCGGTCAGGACAGCCCACCGGCGGCCAGCCAGAACGTGGGCGCCTCGGCAGCGCCCGGGGACTACGGAAGCATCGGCACCGGGAACGGAGTGGGCGGCACCGCGGGCGGCCAGCAGGCCGCGCCGAGCCCTTCCAGCCCGTCGAACCCTGCGGGCAAGCTGTCCGTCGCCACCGCCGAGGAGGTCGGCAAGGTGGTGACCGACAGCCTGGGGCTCACCCTGTACCGGTTCGACCAGGACACCGACCAGCCGCCCAAGTCGAACTGCGACGGCGACTGCGCCAAGACCTGGCCGCCGGTGCCCGCGGACGACGCGGAGGCCGGCGAGGGCATCGACAAGTCGCTTCTCGGCTCGGTCACCCGGGCCGACGGCACCAAGCAGCTGACGGTCGGCGGCTGGCCGGCCTACCGCTACGCCAAGGATGTCAACGCCGGTGACGTCAAGGGCCAGGGCGTGGGCGGGAAGTGGTACGCGCTGGCCCCCGACGGCAAGAAGGCGCAGGGGGGCGGGGCCGGCGGCGAGGGCACCGAGGCGCTGCCCGGGCTGTCCACCCGTAACGATCCCAAGCTGGGCGAGATCGTCGTCGACAAGAACGGCATGACCGTCTACCGGTTCAAGAAGGACGAGGCCTGGCCCAAGCCCGTCTCCAACTGCACCGGCGAGTGCCTGGAGAAGTGGCCGCTCGTGGAGCCCGTCGACTTCGCCGACACCAAGGGCATCCAGGAGAAGGGCTACATGATCTTCGACCGGACCGACGGCAAGGGCGAGCAGCAGACGATCAACTGCTCGCCGATCTACACCTTCGCCGGTGACAAGGCTCCCGGCGACACCAACGGCCAGGGCGTCGGCGGCACCTGGTACGCCGTGCGGCCCGACGGGAAGCTGGTCGGCGCCTCGGAGAAGTAG
- a CDS encoding amino acid permease, producing MAVLRMGQGILRRKPIERIEETEVGKGTQLERSLGLWQLTAIGVGGIIGAGIFTLAGTVANGTAGPAVLVSFLIAGVASAAAALSYAEFAGLIPKAGSAYTYGYAVLGELAGWFIGWDLLLEYTAIVAVVAIGISGYFSFLVGEMGADLPNWMLGAPGTGDGHRVDLFAALLCLLIAYLLTLGIKNAARFETVVVVLKVLVVLLVIAVGVFHIDTAYYNPFFPYGVGGAFTGAATVFFAVFGYDAMSTAAEESKDAQRHMPKAIIYSLVISMVLYVAACLVLTGMQDYKDIDKESGFSTAFKSVGLSGLADVIAVGAIIGILTVMFTFMLGVTRVWFSMSRDGLLPKWFAKTHPTRHVPTRVTWIVGAASAAIAGFLPIGEAAELTNIGILLAFVVVCAAVIVLRYRQPDLPRTFRTPWMPVVPAVGIVFSIWLITFLQWQTWARFAVWFALGLVIYFAYSYRRSELARR from the coding sequence GTGGCCGTGCTCCGGATGGGCCAAGGGATTCTCCGTCGCAAACCCATCGAGCGGATCGAGGAGACGGAAGTCGGCAAGGGCACCCAGCTGGAACGGTCCCTGGGGCTGTGGCAGCTGACCGCCATCGGGGTGGGCGGCATCATCGGCGCGGGCATCTTCACGCTCGCGGGAACCGTGGCCAACGGTACGGCGGGTCCGGCCGTGCTCGTCTCCTTCCTCATCGCGGGCGTCGCGAGTGCCGCGGCCGCCCTGTCCTACGCCGAGTTCGCCGGGCTCATCCCGAAGGCCGGTTCCGCCTACACCTACGGCTACGCGGTGCTCGGCGAGCTCGCGGGCTGGTTCATCGGCTGGGACCTGCTGCTGGAGTACACGGCGATCGTGGCCGTGGTCGCGATCGGCATCTCGGGCTACTTCAGCTTCCTGGTCGGCGAGATGGGCGCCGACCTGCCGAACTGGATGCTGGGCGCGCCCGGCACCGGCGACGGGCACAGAGTCGATCTGTTCGCGGCGCTGCTGTGCCTGCTCATCGCCTACCTGCTGACCCTCGGCATCAAGAACGCCGCCCGGTTCGAGACGGTCGTGGTGGTGCTGAAGGTCCTGGTCGTGCTGCTGGTGATCGCGGTCGGCGTGTTCCACATCGACACGGCGTACTACAACCCGTTCTTCCCGTACGGGGTCGGCGGGGCGTTCACGGGCGCGGCGACGGTGTTCTTCGCGGTCTTCGGCTACGACGCCATGTCGACGGCGGCCGAGGAGTCCAAGGACGCCCAGCGGCACATGCCGAAGGCGATCATCTACTCGCTCGTCATCTCGATGGTCCTGTACGTGGCGGCCTGCCTGGTGCTGACGGGCATGCAGGACTACAAGGACATCGACAAGGAAAGCGGCTTCTCGACGGCGTTCAAGTCGGTGGGGCTGAGCGGGCTCGCGGACGTCATCGCGGTGGGCGCGATCATCGGCATCCTCACGGTGATGTTCACGTTCATGCTCGGCGTGACCCGGGTGTGGTTCTCCATGTCCCGAGACGGGCTGCTGCCCAAGTGGTTCGCGAAGACCCACCCGACGCGGCACGTGCCCACCCGCGTCACCTGGATCGTCGGAGCCGCGTCGGCCGCCATCGCCGGGTTCCTGCCGATCGGCGAGGCGGCCGAGCTGACCAACATCGGCATCCTGCTGGCGTTCGTGGTGGTGTGCGCGGCGGTGATCGTGCTGCGCTACCGGCAGCCGGACCTGCCGCGCACGTTCCGTACGCCGTGGATGCCGGTCGTGCCGGCGGTGGGCATCGTCTTCTCGATCTGGCTCATCACCTTCCTCCAGTGGCAGACCTGGGCACGGTTCGCCGTCTGGTTCGCGCTGGGGCTCGTGATCTACTTCGCGTACTCCTACCGGCGCTCGGAACTGGCGCGGCGCTGA
- a CDS encoding universal stress protein encodes MTEQHSHQFERGTDGPKVIVAGVDGSDSSLRAAAYAAGLARRQHALLAVVYVQPVLAAGAALGAPVAETTEEIAEDLVAQIRDAAERLKGIFEVRWEFHTFRGDPYNGLVQAADELKADAVVVGASEQAGHRIVGSVAVRLVKAGRWPVTAVP; translated from the coding sequence GTGACGGAACAGCACTCTCATCAGTTCGAGCGGGGCACGGACGGGCCGAAGGTGATCGTGGCCGGGGTGGACGGCTCCGACTCGTCCCTGCGCGCCGCGGCCTACGCCGCCGGCCTGGCCCGGCGCCAGCACGCGCTGCTCGCCGTGGTGTACGTGCAGCCGGTGCTGGCGGCGGGCGCGGCGCTCGGGGCGCCGGTGGCCGAGACGACCGAGGAGATCGCCGAGGACCTGGTGGCGCAGATCCGGGACGCGGCCGAGCGGCTCAAGGGGATATTCGAGGTCCGCTGGGAGTTCCACACCTTCCGCGGCGACCCGTACAACGGCCTGGTGCAGGCGGCGGACGAACTCAAGGCGGACGCGGTGGTCGTGGGCGCGTCCGAGCAGGCGGGCCACCGGATCGTCGGATCGGTGGCGGTACGGCTGGTGAAGGCGGGGCGGTGGCCGGTGACGGCGGTGCCGTGA
- a CDS encoding EAL domain-containing protein: MIAEPDGPEDRLRRFATIWSRAVFPVTSTSSTRPEFEEELLPLARRLSEALLARAFDADEGRAVGAALVDAHCTDPEALSRTLDCVDAYLVLYCGGDGDQEGLRARSARLQHAMAAGFAQALRERTLAEQEAIAQAALRAQGVVAQALHATEARFRAVFEGAAIGIGMADLEGNILQVNGALLRMFGVSEQTMRSRNVMEWTHPDDAPQTWRLYDELVRGEREHYHVEKAFYRPDGTVLWTNLTVSLLRDADGSPQYQLALMEDTTERRLLNLRLRYEATHDALTGLPNRTFFFERLEKALGAGKGQRFGLCYLDLDGFKTINDSLGHAAGDRLLVEVADRLQSCATAPGEMVARLGGDEFVALTTGPDTQREVDELATRIMNALLAPISVDGRELTVRGSIGIVEGPAGERSPAEVLRSADITMYRAKSAGGNRFELADPEADARAITRHGLTTALPTALERGEFFIEYQPLVHLGDGSVRGAEALVRWLHPQHGVLGPDRFIPLAEHTGLIVPLGRWVLEQAVRQAREWRELHGGAEAVGPLRINVNLSPCQLTHPGLVQDTVDILERTGVAPDALCLEVTESALIGADDDLLKPLRRLAEMGVDIALDDFGTGYSNLANLRRLPVSVLKLDRSFTQSMQQFPADPVDLKIVEGIVSLAHSLDLAVTVEGVETGAQAEQLRILGCDTAQGWYYARPGPPERLHELALADATG, from the coding sequence GTGATCGCGGAACCGGACGGGCCGGAGGACAGACTGCGCCGGTTCGCGACGATCTGGAGCCGGGCCGTCTTCCCGGTGACCTCGACGTCGTCGACCCGGCCGGAGTTCGAGGAGGAACTGCTTCCGCTGGCCCGGAGGTTGAGCGAGGCGCTGCTGGCACGGGCCTTCGACGCCGACGAGGGCAGGGCGGTGGGCGCCGCTCTCGTGGACGCGCACTGCACCGACCCGGAGGCGCTCAGCCGCACGCTGGACTGCGTGGACGCCTACCTCGTCCTGTACTGCGGCGGCGACGGCGACCAGGAGGGCCTGCGGGCGCGCTCCGCACGCCTCCAGCACGCGATGGCCGCCGGCTTCGCGCAGGCCCTGCGCGAGCGGACCCTGGCCGAGCAGGAGGCCATCGCCCAGGCCGCCCTCCGGGCGCAGGGTGTGGTGGCACAGGCCCTGCACGCGACCGAGGCCCGCTTCCGCGCCGTCTTCGAGGGCGCGGCCATAGGCATCGGCATGGCCGACCTCGAGGGCAACATCCTCCAGGTCAACGGCGCGCTGCTGCGCATGTTCGGGGTCTCCGAGCAGACGATGCGCAGCCGCAACGTCATGGAGTGGACCCACCCCGACGACGCGCCGCAGACCTGGCGGCTCTACGACGAACTCGTGCGCGGCGAGCGTGAGCACTACCACGTGGAGAAGGCGTTCTACCGCCCTGACGGAACGGTCCTGTGGACCAACCTGACGGTCTCTCTGCTGCGGGACGCCGACGGCAGTCCGCAGTACCAGCTCGCGCTCATGGAGGACACCACCGAGCGACGGCTGCTCAATCTGAGGCTGCGTTACGAGGCCACGCACGACGCGCTGACCGGGCTGCCGAACCGCACCTTCTTCTTCGAGCGCCTGGAGAAGGCACTGGGCGCCGGGAAGGGCCAGCGGTTCGGGCTGTGCTACCTCGACCTCGACGGCTTCAAGACCATCAACGACAGCCTCGGCCACGCGGCCGGCGACCGGCTGCTGGTGGAGGTCGCCGACCGGCTCCAGTCCTGCGCCACCGCGCCCGGCGAGATGGTCGCCCGGCTGGGCGGCGACGAGTTCGTGGCACTGACCACGGGCCCCGACACCCAGCGCGAGGTCGACGAGCTCGCCACGCGCATCATGAACGCCCTGCTCGCGCCGATCAGCGTCGACGGCCGGGAGCTGACCGTGCGCGGCAGCATCGGCATCGTCGAGGGCCCGGCCGGGGAGCGCAGCCCGGCGGAGGTGCTGCGCAGCGCCGACATCACCATGTACCGGGCCAAGTCGGCGGGCGGCAACCGCTTCGAGCTCGCCGACCCGGAGGCGGACGCCCGCGCCATCACCCGGCACGGGCTGACCACGGCGCTGCCGACGGCCCTGGAGCGGGGCGAGTTCTTCATCGAGTACCAGCCGCTGGTCCATCTCGGCGACGGCAGTGTGCGCGGTGCGGAGGCCCTGGTGCGCTGGCTGCACCCGCAGCACGGGGTGCTCGGCCCGGACCGGTTCATCCCGCTCGCGGAACACACGGGGCTGATCGTGCCGCTGGGCCGGTGGGTCCTGGAACAGGCGGTGCGGCAGGCCCGCGAGTGGCGGGAACTGCACGGTGGCGCGGAGGCCGTGGGCCCGCTGCGGATCAACGTCAACCTCTCGCCCTGCCAGCTGACCCACCCCGGCCTGGTCCAGGACACCGTCGACATCCTGGAGCGCACGGGCGTGGCACCCGACGCGCTGTGCCTGGAGGTCACGGAGTCCGCCCTGATCGGCGCGGACGACGACCTGCTGAAGCCGTTGCGGCGCCTGGCGGAGATGGGTGTCGACATCGCCCTGGACGACTTCGGGACCGGTTACTCCAACCTCGCCAACCTGCGCCGGCTGCCGGTGAGCGTCCTGAAGCTGGACCGCTCCTTCACCCAGAGCATGCAGCAGTTCCCGGCCGACCCCGTCGACCTCAAGATCGTCGAGGGGATCGTCTCGCTGGCCCACAGTCTGGATCTCGCGGTGACGGTCGAGGGCGTCGAGACGGGCGCGCAGGCGGAGCAGTTGCGGATCCTGGGCTGCGACACCGCCCAGGGCTGGTACTACGCCCGCCCCGGCCCGCCGGAGAGGCTGCACGAGCTGGCACTGGCGGACGCGACGGGCTGA
- a CDS encoding class F sortase, which translates to MSASELAEAEEEARRKKRAPWGVIALVLLTGLALIRNGSGEFDEGPPQPATAAAADSRVPGDTFAGAVKPLPYALPDRVRIPAIQVDAPMIPVGLDADGWVGAPPPEDPNLAGWFTGAVTPGEKGTAVVVGHVDNQQGPAVFYGLGALKRGNRVEVARQDGKTVVFEIYGVEVFQKDNFPGDRVYASKGVAELRVITCGGGFSQQNGYEGNVVAFARLVEVR; encoded by the coding sequence ATGTCTGCGTCCGAGCTGGCCGAGGCGGAAGAGGAGGCGCGGCGGAAGAAGCGCGCCCCGTGGGGCGTGATAGCGCTGGTTCTGCTGACCGGCCTCGCGCTCATCCGGAATGGTTCGGGGGAATTCGACGAGGGCCCGCCGCAGCCGGCGACCGCGGCCGCGGCGGACAGCCGCGTGCCCGGGGACACCTTCGCCGGGGCCGTCAAGCCCCTCCCCTACGCCCTCCCGGACCGGGTCCGGATCCCGGCGATCCAGGTCGACGCGCCGATGATTCCCGTGGGCCTGGACGCGGACGGCTGGGTCGGCGCGCCGCCCCCGGAGGACCCGAACCTGGCCGGCTGGTTCACCGGTGCCGTCACCCCCGGCGAGAAGGGCACCGCGGTCGTCGTCGGCCATGTCGACAACCAGCAGGGCCCCGCCGTGTTCTACGGACTCGGGGCCCTGAAGAGGGGAAACCGCGTCGAGGTCGCCCGGCAGGACGGAAAGACCGTCGTGTTCGAGATCTACGGCGTCGAGGTGTTCCAGAAGGACAACTTCCCCGGCGACCGTGTCTACGCCTCCAAGGGCGTGGCGGAGCTGCGGGTCATCACCTGCGGCGGCGGTTTCTCCCAGCAGAACGGCTATGAGGGCAACGTCGTCGCCTTCGCCCGCCTGGTCGAGGTGCGCTGA
- a CDS encoding CapA family protein, protein MIARSRQVALALTVALVAGAACQARNHEPAGPGRPAPSVAGPRGFTLVASGDVLPHSTVIDRARFDAGGTGYDFRPMLAGIRSVVSRADVALCHMETVYGADGDYTGYPTFKSPPEVARALAATGYDGCSTASNHTLDDGADGIRRTLDTLDRVGVRHAGSARAEEEARTVTVLQAGPANVAHLAYTYGTNGIPLPGGQPWAVNLIDEGKVLADARAAREAGADVVVVSLHWGTEWQDAPDERQLTLARSLTAARSGGRPDIDLILGTHAHVPQAYEKVNGTWVIYGMGDQIAGEMTNHQGARDPRGNQSTLGRFTFAPPARPGGRWEVTKAEFVPQLFDADAGRVVNLNRAIAQGADVQAVRDRIRDVVLSRGAAGDGLVMGE, encoded by the coding sequence ATGATCGCACGCAGTCGACAGGTGGCCCTGGCCCTGACCGTCGCCCTCGTCGCGGGTGCCGCCTGCCAGGCCCGCAACCATGAACCGGCCGGCCCCGGACGCCCGGCACCGTCCGTGGCCGGACCCCGCGGCTTCACACTGGTCGCCTCCGGCGACGTCCTCCCGCACAGCACGGTCATCGACCGGGCCCGCTTCGACGCCGGCGGCACCGGCTACGACTTCCGGCCGATGCTCGCCGGGATCCGCTCCGTCGTCTCCCGCGCCGACGTGGCCCTGTGCCACATGGAGACCGTCTACGGGGCGGACGGCGACTACACCGGCTATCCCACCTTCAAGTCCCCGCCCGAGGTCGCCCGGGCCCTCGCCGCCACCGGCTACGACGGCTGCTCCACCGCCTCCAACCACACCCTGGACGACGGCGCCGACGGCATCCGCCGCACCCTCGACACCCTCGACCGCGTGGGCGTACGGCACGCCGGCTCGGCCCGCGCCGAGGAGGAGGCCCGCACGGTGACGGTCCTCCAGGCGGGCCCGGCGAATGTCGCCCACCTCGCCTATACCTACGGCACCAACGGCATCCCGCTCCCCGGCGGGCAGCCCTGGGCCGTGAACCTCATCGACGAGGGCAAGGTCCTCGCGGACGCCCGGGCCGCGCGCGAGGCGGGCGCCGACGTCGTCGTGGTCTCCCTGCACTGGGGCACCGAATGGCAGGACGCCCCCGACGAGCGGCAGCTGACCCTGGCCCGGAGCCTCACCGCCGCGCGCAGCGGGGGCCGTCCCGACATCGACCTGATCCTCGGCACCCACGCCCACGTCCCGCAGGCCTACGAGAAGGTCAACGGCACCTGGGTGATCTACGGCATGGGCGACCAGATCGCCGGCGAGATGACCAACCACCAGGGCGCCCGGGACCCGCGCGGCAACCAGTCGACCCTCGGCCGCTTCACCTTCGCCCCGCCCGCACGCCCGGGCGGCCGCTGGGAGGTGACGAAGGCGGAGTTCGTCCCGCAGCTGTTCGACGCCGACGCCGGCCGGGTCGTCAACCTGAACCGGGCCATCGCCCAGGGTGCCGATGTACAGGCCGTCCGCGACCGCATCCGCGACGTCGTGCTCAGCCGGGGCGCGGCCGGGGACGGCCTGGTGATGGGGGAGTAG
- a CDS encoding DUF4239 domain-containing protein, whose protein sequence is MPEWLVLTLAMLAACAVVVVITLVRHRTASDDEDPSETPDVIEYMTMWIGVVYAIVLGLAIAGVWEGRSAAQDHVQAEATALHEISERVRVYPDDVRDRIRDDIHAYVSHVVTTEWDTMADKEQVTERGGELFERLRQDVTDYQPKTDFEAQAYQPLLDQVTAASQARIARAESTGETMPGVVWFGLIIGAVVTIGMIFALQIRRTTRELVLAGVFSALIAFLLFLIWDFDSPYSRGVTASADPFLNLFPGTGD, encoded by the coding sequence TTGCCGGAATGGCTCGTTCTCACCCTCGCGATGCTGGCCGCCTGTGCCGTGGTGGTCGTCATCACCCTCGTACGCCATCGCACGGCGTCCGACGACGAGGACCCCAGTGAGACCCCGGACGTCATCGAGTACATGACGATGTGGATCGGCGTCGTGTACGCCATCGTCCTGGGTCTGGCGATCGCCGGTGTCTGGGAGGGGCGCAGCGCCGCCCAGGACCACGTCCAGGCGGAGGCCACCGCGCTGCACGAGATCTCGGAGCGGGTCCGGGTCTACCCGGACGACGTACGCGACCGCATCCGGGACGACATCCATGCGTACGTGAGCCACGTCGTCACCACCGAGTGGGACACCATGGCCGACAAGGAACAGGTCACCGAGCGCGGCGGTGAGCTCTTCGAGCGCCTCCGCCAGGACGTCACCGACTACCAGCCGAAGACGGACTTCGAGGCCCAGGCCTACCAGCCGCTCCTCGACCAGGTGACCGCGGCCAGCCAGGCCCGGATCGCCCGGGCGGAGTCGACCGGGGAGACCATGCCGGGCGTGGTGTGGTTCGGGCTGATCATCGGAGCCGTGGTCACCATCGGGATGATCTTCGCCCTCCAGATCCGCAGAACGACACGTGAACTGGTCCTCGCCGGAGTGTTCTCGGCGCTGATCGCCTTCCTGCTGTTCCTGATCTGGGACTTCGACTCGCCCTACAGCAGGGGCGTGACCGCGTCGGCGGACCCGTTCCTGAACCTCTTCCCGGGTACCGGGGACTGA